From Phaeocystidibacter marisrubri, the proteins below share one genomic window:
- the rny gene encoding ribonuclease Y encodes MDNLIIIGPILGIVAGFVLGMIFFNLKLKKKGSAIIVEAEKEAESIKKDKMLQAKEKFLELKSEHEAQIARREAKMQERHDKLKSRERTASQTLEQSKRKEKDLDRLKEQLERKLEANERKEKEIERMHRQQVEQLEVISGLSGEDAKQQLMEALREEAKTEAAASIANTIEEAKLTANQEAKKVVIQTIQRTATEQAIENAVSVFNIENDDVKGRIIGREGRNIRALEAATGVEIIVDDTPEAIILSCFDPVRREIARLSMHKLVTDGRIHPARIEEVVSKTRKQIEEEIVEIGKRTSIDLGIHGLHPELIRMVGRMKYRSSYGQNLLQHSREVANMCAIMASELGLNPKLAKRAGLLHDIGKVPSEETDLPHAILGMQLAEKYGEKPEVCNAIGAHHDEIEMTTMISPIIQVCDAISGARPGARRQIAESYMQRLKDLENLAMSFRGVEKAYAIHAGRELRVIVGSEKVGDTDAAQISFDITQKIQNEMTYPGQVKVTVIRETRAVNVAK; translated from the coding sequence ATGGATAATTTAATAATCATCGGTCCAATTCTCGGCATAGTAGCCGGCTTTGTACTTGGGATGATTTTCTTCAACCTCAAGCTCAAGAAGAAAGGCTCAGCTATCATTGTTGAAGCCGAGAAAGAGGCTGAGTCCATCAAGAAGGATAAAATGCTTCAAGCCAAGGAAAAATTCTTGGAATTGAAGTCGGAACACGAGGCTCAAATTGCACGTCGAGAGGCGAAGATGCAAGAGCGCCACGATAAATTGAAATCGAGAGAGCGCACAGCAAGTCAGACGCTTGAGCAATCAAAGCGCAAGGAGAAAGATCTCGATCGTTTGAAAGAGCAGCTAGAACGCAAGCTCGAAGCAAATGAGCGCAAGGAGAAAGAGATTGAAAGAATGCACCGCCAACAAGTGGAGCAACTTGAAGTGATTTCTGGCTTGAGCGGTGAAGATGCGAAGCAACAATTGATGGAAGCACTCCGCGAGGAGGCGAAGACTGAAGCTGCTGCATCGATTGCGAATACCATTGAAGAAGCGAAACTAACAGCCAATCAAGAGGCGAAGAAGGTGGTGATTCAAACCATCCAAAGAACCGCTACAGAGCAAGCTATTGAAAATGCTGTGTCTGTATTCAATATTGAAAACGACGATGTGAAAGGTCGCATCATCGGTAGAGAAGGTCGAAATATCCGCGCTTTGGAAGCGGCCACAGGGGTGGAAATCATTGTAGATGATACTCCTGAAGCAATTATTCTTTCTTGTTTTGATCCCGTACGTCGTGAGATTGCTCGCTTGTCGATGCACAAGTTGGTAACAGACGGCCGTATTCACCCAGCGCGCATTGAAGAAGTGGTTTCGAAAACGCGCAAGCAGATTGAAGAGGAAATTGTTGAGATCGGTAAGCGTACGAGTATCGACTTGGGTATCCACGGACTTCACCCAGAGCTTATCCGCATGGTAGGCCGTATGAAGTACCGTAGCTCTTACGGACAGAACCTCCTTCAACACAGTAGAGAGGTGGCCAATATGTGTGCGATCATGGCATCGGAGTTGGGATTGAATCCCAAGCTTGCCAAGCGCGCAGGTCTACTTCACGATATCGGCAAAGTTCCGAGCGAAGAAACCGATTTGCCACACGCTATCTTGGGTATGCAATTAGCCGAGAAGTACGGTGAGAAACCCGAAGTGTGTAACGCAATCGGAGCGCACCACGATGAGATTGAAATGACTACCATGATTTCGCCAATCATTCAAGTGTGTGATGCGATTTCAGGTGCTCGCCCAGGTGCTCGTCGTCAGATTGCTGAGAGCTATATGCAGCGTTTGAAAGACCTTGAGAACCTCGCTATGAGTTTCCGAGGGGTTGAAAAGGCGTATGCCATTCACGCGGGTAGAGAGCTTCGAGTAATTGTGGGCAGCGAAAAGGTAGGAGATACCGATGCGGCTCAAATTTCTTTCGATATCACTCAGAAAATTCAGAATGAAATGACCTATCCAGGTCAGGTAAAAGTGACGGTTATTCGCGAGACACGTGCCGTAAACGTCGCCAAATAA
- a CDS encoding FKBP-type peptidyl-prolyl cis-trans isomerase yields the protein MKYLILVLGVVFLHSCQGGSNVEPPEQNLTPAEHREALIQQNVERLRFEREMLEAYSDSSGLDWTRTGTGLQYYIYENGEGAKIEEEDIIEMDYTLTLLDGFPVSSSAESGPFMMRVNKDNDAVLGMHEATLLLHKGDSAAILIPSHLAWGIAGDMDKIPPITPVLYHVRIHD from the coding sequence ATGAAGTATTTGATCCTAGTCCTTGGAGTTGTTTTCCTTCATTCTTGTCAGGGTGGATCAAATGTGGAACCGCCAGAACAAAACTTGACTCCAGCAGAGCATCGCGAAGCGCTCATCCAACAAAATGTAGAGCGCTTGCGCTTTGAACGTGAGATGCTTGAGGCATATTCGGATTCAAGCGGACTGGATTGGACACGAACCGGAACGGGACTTCAATACTACATTTACGAAAACGGGGAAGGAGCAAAAATTGAGGAAGAAGACATTATTGAGATGGATTATACCTTGACGCTCTTAGATGGTTTTCCTGTAAGCTCGAGTGCAGAGAGTGGTCCGTTTATGATGCGGGTTAACAAAGACAACGACGCGGTATTGGGCATGCATGAAGCAACTTTATTGTTGCACAAAGGAGATTCTGCAGCAATTTTGATTCCTTCGCATCTCGCATGGGGAATTGCTGGAGATATGGATAAAATTCCACCGATTACTCCGGTTCTTTATCACGTTCGAATTCACGATTAA
- a CDS encoding peptidylprolyl isomerase, producing the protein MKFIQLLGLAAIMSFASSCKSSSNEVSINENKVVLTDGLYAKMSTTKGDILIKLYYDATPMTVGSFVSLAEGTNELTTVKKGEPYFNGLTFHRVIADFMIQGGDPQGNGSGGPGYQFPDEFVDTLKHTSSGILSMANAGPGTNGSQFFITDTATRFLDNKHAIFGKVVNGMSVVRAIARVEKSQGDKPKTAVVIDSVRIIRIGSDARKFDAFAALQAGMEKAEADKVAVNEARAEDAQAFLDTYTWLQDGESSEDVFKGLFADWTNQMQTTPSGLGYIVLEEGTGPQVEANEFVIVDYTGYLAENGKFFDSSYESIAKAIGTYDPRRPYEGFQIMSGPSGRVIEGWKEGIMLFKKGTKARLIIPPSLGYGAQGAGGVIPPNATLVFDINIAE; encoded by the coding sequence ATGAAGTTCATTCAATTGTTGGGATTAGCGGCGATTATGTCGTTCGCAAGTTCTTGCAAGAGTTCATCAAATGAGGTGAGCATCAATGAGAATAAGGTGGTATTGACAGATGGTCTTTACGCGAAGATGTCTACTACCAAAGGAGACATTCTTATTAAATTGTACTATGATGCAACTCCAATGACGGTTGGATCATTCGTCTCTCTTGCCGAAGGAACCAACGAATTGACAACAGTGAAAAAGGGAGAGCCTTACTTCAATGGCCTAACCTTTCACCGTGTGATTGCAGATTTCATGATTCAAGGCGGTGACCCTCAAGGGAACGGCAGTGGTGGGCCAGGTTATCAATTCCCTGATGAATTTGTAGACACACTAAAGCACACCAGCTCTGGGATTCTTTCCATGGCTAATGCAGGTCCTGGTACCAACGGTTCCCAGTTCTTCATCACAGATACAGCTACCAGATTCCTTGATAACAAGCATGCCATCTTTGGTAAAGTTGTAAACGGAATGTCCGTGGTTAGAGCAATTGCACGTGTTGAAAAAAGTCAGGGTGATAAGCCTAAAACGGCGGTTGTTATTGATTCGGTTCGCATTATCCGCATTGGTTCTGATGCGAGAAAGTTTGATGCTTTCGCTGCATTGCAAGCGGGAATGGAGAAGGCAGAAGCAGATAAAGTAGCGGTGAATGAGGCACGTGCTGAAGATGCTCAAGCATTCTTAGATACCTACACTTGGTTGCAAGACGGTGAGTCTTCTGAAGATGTATTCAAAGGACTTTTTGCCGATTGGACGAATCAAATGCAAACAACTCCTAGTGGTTTGGGTTACATCGTTCTAGAAGAGGGAACAGGTCCACAAGTGGAAGCCAACGAATTCGTAATTGTAGATTACACTGGGTACTTAGCAGAGAATGGTAAGTTCTTCGACAGTTCTTACGAATCTATTGCCAAGGCCATTGGTACTTATGATCCTCGTCGTCCTTACGAAGGATTCCAAATCATGTCTGGCCCGTCTGGTCGTGTGATTGAAGGATGGAAAGAGGGCATCATGCTCTTCAAGAAAGGAACCAAGGCTAGATTGATTATTCCACCTAGCTTGGGTTACGGAGCTCAAGGTGCAGGTGGTGTTATTCCACCAAATGCAACTTTGGTATTTGACATTAACATTGCTGAATAA
- the ppk2 gene encoding polyphosphate kinase 2 — MKNSKLSAEEVELLNTKVGLYTLLKKREVQIDKVLSEVKYEMKLREYQEEMIKLQNWVIETGQKVVVIFEGRDAAGKGGAIRRITKHINPRHFRIIALDKPTEDERRQWFFQRYINHLPKPGEIVFFDRSWYNRAVVEPVNGFCTPEEYNIFMSQVNAFERMLIDSNTFLIKFYFSISKEEQKRRFDDIVSSPLKRWKMTPVDAKAQELWDEYTKYKEVMLNDTSSEHAPWIRIDADEKTHARLQSIKHILNVIPYAK, encoded by the coding sequence ATGAAAAATTCAAAACTATCTGCCGAGGAAGTTGAGCTACTGAACACAAAAGTAGGCCTCTATACCTTGCTCAAAAAGCGAGAGGTTCAAATTGATAAGGTATTGAGTGAAGTGAAGTATGAAATGAAGCTTCGCGAATACCAAGAAGAGATGATCAAGCTCCAGAATTGGGTGATTGAAACGGGACAAAAAGTTGTGGTGATCTTTGAAGGTAGAGATGCGGCAGGAAAAGGTGGAGCGATTCGCAGGATTACCAAGCACATCAACCCGCGGCACTTCCGAATTATCGCATTGGACAAACCCACCGAAGACGAACGTCGCCAGTGGTTCTTTCAGCGATATATCAACCATCTCCCAAAACCGGGAGAAATCGTTTTCTTTGATAGAAGCTGGTACAACCGAGCGGTTGTTGAACCTGTGAATGGATTCTGTACACCTGAGGAATACAACATCTTTATGTCGCAAGTAAACGCCTTTGAGCGCATGCTAATCGATTCAAATACCTTCCTCATCAAATTCTATTTCTCCATCAGTAAAGAGGAGCAAAAGCGACGATTTGACGATATCGTGAGCAGTCCGCTCAAGCGCTGGAAAATGACGCCGGTGGATGCTAAGGCTCAAGAACTTTGGGACGAATACACCAAGTACAAAGAAGTGATGCTCAACGACACGAGTTCCGAACACGCGCCTTGGATACGCATCGATGCAGATGAGAAAACACATGCCCGACTGCAATCGATAAAGCACATTTTAAATGTGATACCCTACGCCAAATGA
- a CDS encoding cell division protein ZapA, producing MEQTLKIKVNIAQRVYPLTIRRDEEERVRKAVSAINEAVKRFEERYAVSDKQDVLAMCTLQFATQFLALKRGEEGVVAPLEEALKGLEAQLDAVL from the coding sequence ATGGAACAGACACTCAAGATAAAAGTCAACATAGCACAGCGCGTTTATCCTCTTACCATCCGAAGAGATGAAGAGGAGAGGGTGCGCAAAGCCGTATCCGCCATAAATGAGGCAGTAAAGCGCTTTGAGGAGCGATATGCCGTTTCAGACAAGCAGGATGTGTTGGCCATGTGTACATTGCAGTTCGCCACTCAGTTTCTAGCTCTTAAACGAGGAGAAGAAGGCGTGGTTGCACCATTGGAAGAAGCGTTGAAAGGGCTGGAAGCTCAGCTCGACGCAGTGTTATAG
- a CDS encoding peptidoglycan DD-metalloendopeptidase family protein encodes MYKKITLSFIFSLLTLITVAQNYPRDYFQKPLDIPLILSGTFGELRSNHFHAGIDIKTNGVEGLAVRAAADGHIVRIAVSPYGYGNAIYIRHPNGYTTVYAHLQRFTEHIADWVESEQYDRESFNVNLFPPAGKFPVSKGDIIALSGNSGGSGGPHLHFEIRDSRTEEPINPLLFGFDVPDHRAPTINAIYAYPLDDNGHLNQRHARTSLSLKTIREGEYAIKWPQRGLGPIGFSIETIDRLDGAWNSNGPYSISQYVNDEKNAEFIVERLSFAETRYINAHMDYDLYSCCNDKVNRMWILPGNHLRAYRSLHNNGVVDVQADSTYELRWEIKDVAGNTTVLTGTLQGEALTSSPAPLQEGTTLAFDQPNFGSIGNFTYQMETGCLYEDVTTTLEELESIPNGYSPVYRLGTRSIPVHKHFYVQLPLSDVPEKYRNQVVVVSLDDDLTRPDSWDGDILNGKVGSEIKAKVRAMGPYTLMIDSVPPSLRVIRGVSNGATLSRGSEIQLKISDDLSGIQSYTCTIDDQWYLMSYDAKNNLLRVELTDRISAGNHTLKFEAVDDRGNVTTLTYTFTYRR; translated from the coding sequence ATGTATAAAAAAATCACTTTAAGCTTCATTTTCAGCCTATTAACCCTAATCACCGTTGCTCAAAACTATCCTAGGGATTACTTTCAAAAACCTTTAGACATCCCTCTCATCTTGAGTGGAACCTTCGGAGAACTCCGCAGCAATCACTTCCATGCGGGTATTGATATCAAGACCAATGGCGTTGAAGGTCTGGCCGTGCGTGCCGCAGCCGACGGACATATCGTTCGAATTGCCGTTTCTCCTTATGGCTATGGAAATGCGATTTACATCCGACATCCCAACGGATACACAACCGTATATGCGCACCTACAGCGCTTTACTGAACACATTGCAGATTGGGTTGAATCAGAACAATACGATCGCGAATCGTTCAATGTAAATCTCTTCCCTCCTGCTGGTAAATTTCCAGTGAGCAAAGGAGATATTATCGCGTTGAGTGGTAATTCGGGCGGAAGTGGTGGCCCTCATCTTCACTTTGAAATTCGCGACTCTCGCACAGAGGAACCCATCAATCCACTCCTTTTTGGTTTTGATGTCCCCGATCACCGTGCACCAACCATTAATGCGATTTACGCTTATCCACTCGACGATAACGGTCACTTGAACCAACGCCATGCACGCACCTCTCTTTCTCTCAAAACCATTAGAGAAGGAGAATATGCGATAAAATGGCCTCAACGTGGGTTGGGTCCTATTGGGTTTTCTATTGAAACCATCGACCGGCTGGACGGTGCTTGGAATTCCAATGGTCCGTATTCCATTTCGCAATATGTCAATGATGAGAAGAATGCGGAATTCATCGTAGAGCGCCTCTCTTTTGCTGAAACCCGATACATCAATGCACACATGGATTACGACCTGTACTCCTGTTGTAATGATAAGGTGAATAGAATGTGGATTCTTCCTGGGAATCACTTGCGGGCCTATCGCTCACTCCACAACAATGGCGTGGTGGATGTTCAGGCAGATTCTACTTACGAATTGAGATGGGAAATTAAAGATGTTGCGGGCAATACCACGGTTCTCACGGGAACCCTTCAAGGCGAAGCGCTCACCTCCTCTCCTGCTCCCTTGCAAGAAGGAACCACTTTGGCCTTTGATCAACCCAACTTCGGATCTATTGGCAATTTTACCTACCAGATGGAAACGGGGTGTTTGTATGAAGATGTAACCACCACATTGGAAGAATTGGAAAGCATTCCCAATGGATATAGCCCCGTCTATCGCTTAGGCACACGCTCTATCCCCGTTCACAAACATTTTTATGTTCAACTCCCTCTTTCGGATGTACCCGAAAAGTATCGAAATCAAGTAGTAGTTGTAAGTCTTGATGATGATTTAACCCGACCTGATTCTTGGGATGGTGACATTTTGAATGGCAAAGTGGGAAGTGAAATCAAGGCAAAAGTTCGAGCGATGGGACCGTATACGCTAATGATCGACTCCGTTCCACCAAGCCTTCGCGTAATTCGCGGCGTTAGCAATGGTGCTACATTATCTCGTGGAAGCGAAATTCAATTGAAGATTTCAGATGATCTAAGTGGAATTCAATCTTACACCTGTACCATAGACGACCAATGGTATTTGATGAGTTATGATGCCAAGAACAATCTGCTACGTGTAGAGTTAACCGATCGAATTTCTGCAGGCAATCACACCTTAAAATTTGAGGCCGTGGATGATAGGGGAAATGTAACAACTTTAACATACACGTTCACTTACAGGCGTTAA
- a CDS encoding peptidylprolyl isomerase translates to MNKPGIYATIETPKGKIVAELHYDKTPLTVANFIGLATGEIENTAKGKGEPYYDGLKFHRVIADFMVQGGDPTGTGAGGPGYQFADEFHKDLKHSGPGKLSMANAGPGTNGSQFFITHVATDWLDNKHSIFGEVIEGQDVVDAIEQGDTMDKVTITRVGEMAESFDAAAVFAGVMEAKLKAEEEKRKAEADALKDLTQGMKRTESGLYYKILKEGSGAKPTKGQLVSVHYTGKLKNGKVFDSSHYRNEPIQFPVGVGQVIPGWDEGIMLLEEGTRAKLVIPSELGYGARGAGGVIPPNATLIFEVDLVKIL, encoded by the coding sequence ATGAACAAACCGGGAATCTACGCTACCATAGAAACGCCTAAGGGTAAGATTGTAGCGGAACTTCATTACGATAAAACTCCACTTACCGTAGCAAACTTCATTGGTTTGGCCACAGGTGAAATAGAGAATACTGCAAAAGGTAAAGGGGAGCCGTACTACGACGGACTCAAGTTTCACCGCGTAATCGCTGATTTCATGGTGCAAGGTGGAGATCCTACGGGAACAGGTGCAGGTGGTCCTGGTTACCAATTTGCCGATGAGTTCCACAAAGACCTCAAGCACAGCGGACCAGGGAAATTGAGTATGGCGAATGCTGGTCCGGGTACGAATGGATCACAATTCTTTATCACCCACGTCGCTACAGATTGGCTAGACAACAAGCACTCTATCTTTGGAGAGGTGATTGAAGGTCAGGATGTAGTGGATGCCATTGAGCAAGGTGATACCATGGATAAAGTGACTATTACTCGTGTTGGTGAAATGGCAGAGTCGTTTGATGCTGCTGCGGTTTTTGCGGGAGTTATGGAAGCCAAGCTCAAAGCGGAAGAAGAAAAGCGCAAGGCAGAAGCGGATGCTTTGAAGGATCTTACCCAAGGCATGAAGCGCACTGAAAGTGGTCTTTACTACAAGATTTTGAAGGAGGGATCAGGAGCAAAACCGACGAAAGGTCAGCTTGTTTCTGTGCATTATACCGGAAAATTGAAGAATGGAAAAGTATTCGATTCTTCACATTATCGCAACGAGCCAATTCAGTTCCCAGTGGGAGTAGGACAAGTCATTCCAGGATGGGATGAAGGCATCATGCTCTTGGAAGAGGGGACTCGTGCAAAATTGGTGATCCCAAGTGAATTGGGGTACGGTGCACGCGGAGCTGGTGGAGTTATTCCACCGAATGCGACCCTTATCTTCGAAGTAGATCTCGTAAAGATTCTTTAA
- a CDS encoding MBL fold metallo-hydrolase — protein MIALIFIGLPLLGILAYFKYNRQFGGKLTSSHIEEYSNSPHWNGKKFVNAVPTSMDLSVKDMPKLIREQFRKDANREPEAPLPIAAFDLHSFQSTSEFTYIWYGHSAFLMKMNGITFAIDPMMGPDAAPIGPMRTKRFSENTLDIIDHWPNLDAVLYTHDHYDHLDYASIQKLKQKVGHWYVALGVGRHLERWGISPSSITEMDWWDDATLGDIQLTFTPSRHFAGRGPTDRAKSFWGGWVLKTSKESVYFTGDGGYAGHFEEVGKRLGPFDICFTECGQYNEKWRPIHMFPEESVQAATESQSNKAVPYHWGGFRLALHPWTEPVERFIDHANAENLQYQLPKLGAINTLNDGNSKPWW, from the coding sequence ATGATTGCCCTTATTTTTATTGGACTCCCCCTGCTCGGAATACTCGCCTATTTCAAGTACAATCGTCAATTTGGAGGAAAGCTAACCAGCAGTCACATTGAGGAGTATTCCAATTCCCCCCATTGGAATGGGAAGAAATTTGTCAACGCTGTTCCAACAAGCATGGACCTCAGCGTGAAAGACATGCCGAAACTCATTCGCGAGCAATTTAGGAAAGATGCGAACCGAGAACCGGAGGCTCCTCTACCTATTGCCGCCTTCGACCTCCACTCCTTTCAATCCACATCTGAGTTCACCTACATCTGGTATGGCCACAGTGCTTTCCTGATGAAGATGAACGGTATCACCTTTGCCATCGACCCCATGATGGGACCTGATGCTGCTCCTATCGGCCCCATGCGAACGAAGAGATTTAGCGAGAATACACTAGATATTATCGATCATTGGCCAAACTTAGATGCCGTCCTCTATACACATGATCATTACGACCATCTCGATTATGCGAGTATTCAAAAACTCAAACAAAAGGTGGGACACTGGTATGTGGCTTTAGGAGTTGGACGACACTTGGAGCGCTGGGGTATTTCTCCATCTTCCATAACCGAAATGGACTGGTGGGATGATGCAACTTTAGGTGACATTCAACTGACCTTCACTCCATCCCGACACTTCGCGGGAAGAGGACCTACCGATAGAGCCAAATCCTTTTGGGGTGGTTGGGTGTTGAAAACATCCAAAGAGAGTGTGTATTTCACCGGTGACGGAGGGTATGCTGGACATTTTGAGGAAGTGGGTAAACGCTTGGGGCCATTTGACATTTGCTTTACCGAGTGTGGTCAATACAACGAAAAATGGCGCCCAATACACATGTTTCCAGAGGAAAGCGTTCAAGCAGCCACTGAATCTCAATCCAACAAAGCCGTTCCATACCACTGGGGTGGATTTCGCCTAGCCTTACATCCGTGGACTGAACCCGTGGAGAGGTTTATAGATCATGCAAATGCTGAAAATCTGCAATATCAGCTTCCGAAGCTAGGAGCTATCAACACCTTAAATGATGGAAATTCAAAACCTTGGTGGTGA
- a CDS encoding DHH family phosphoesterase, translating into MRILELHDLREFLSSPKKVVITNHINPDGDAMGSALGLQHYLEKSGHQVSVVIPNDPADFLKWLPGAESTVSADYHTAQAERLFSEAEVVFCLDYNAIGRAGELIAPMIESSEARKVLIDHHREPESWPDDMYSDIAKGSTCEMIYDLIEMWDGQADVGEAIATCLYVGIVTDSGSFRFPSTKPSTHKAAAFLLERGARPELIHERIYDVNTKSRMKLLGHLLDTMQFVEDRDIAILHLTKEVMNKVGYTKGDSEGFVNYGLSMKGMRMSVFFREDGDVCKCSFRSKGELDVNHFARKYFNGGGHLNAAGGLFHGNAEEAITAVREAIEKENI; encoded by the coding sequence ATGCGCATACTAGAATTGCACGACCTACGTGAGTTTTTATCATCTCCCAAAAAGGTGGTAATCACCAATCACATCAATCCAGATGGTGATGCGATGGGAAGTGCATTGGGCTTACAGCATTATTTGGAGAAGTCTGGCCATCAGGTTAGTGTTGTTATTCCGAATGATCCCGCTGATTTTTTAAAGTGGCTACCCGGTGCTGAATCTACAGTTAGTGCAGACTATCACACTGCACAAGCTGAACGCCTCTTCTCTGAAGCCGAAGTTGTATTCTGTTTGGATTACAACGCCATTGGCCGAGCAGGAGAACTGATCGCTCCGATGATTGAATCATCTGAGGCACGTAAAGTATTGATCGATCATCACCGAGAGCCCGAATCTTGGCCAGACGATATGTACTCGGATATTGCCAAAGGCAGTACCTGTGAGATGATTTACGATCTCATCGAGATGTGGGACGGTCAAGCAGATGTGGGTGAGGCTATTGCCACTTGTTTATATGTTGGGATTGTGACGGATTCGGGATCTTTTCGATTCCCGAGTACGAAGCCGAGCACGCACAAGGCTGCGGCATTTCTCCTTGAGCGCGGAGCGCGTCCAGAGCTTATTCACGAGCGTATTTACGATGTGAATACAAAGTCGCGCATGAAACTGCTTGGACACCTTTTAGATACCATGCAGTTCGTTGAAGACCGCGATATCGCCATTCTGCATCTCACTAAAGAGGTGATGAATAAGGTGGGTTATACAAAAGGAGACAGTGAGGGCTTTGTCAATTATGGCTTGAGTATGAAAGGCATGCGTATGTCCGTTTTCTTCAGAGAAGATGGAGATGTTTGCAAGTGTTCTTTCCGAAGCAAAGGCGAGCTCGACGTGAACCATTTTGCGAGAAAGTACTTTAATGGTGGTGGGCATTTGAATGCAGCCGGCGGACTCTTCCACGGAAATGCTGAAGAAGCCATTACCGCCGTGCGTGAAGCCATAGAAAAAGAGAATATATGA
- the ppk2 gene encoding polyphosphate kinase 2, which yields MTKKFTAEHLENAQSRGELMDIAKANHIPIDKALQKIRYEKELNLLQSELVSLQKWIALNKMRVAIIFEGRDAAGKGGAIKRFKEHLNPRSSRVVALTKPTEVEQGQWYFRRYIKELPNPGEIVFFDRSWYNRAVVEPVMGFCSEDQYQKFMVQVSEFEHLLYEDNVKVIKFWFSISKKEQQRRFDSRMANPLKRWKFSPVDMKGQELWNEYTHYKEQMFNRTHTNFSPWIIVKTNSKREARLESLRYVLSQFEYEGKGESGIELLPDPNVIIRYHRSAVQIDI from the coding sequence ATGACGAAGAAATTTACAGCAGAGCACCTTGAGAACGCACAATCCAGAGGTGAACTGATGGATATCGCCAAGGCTAATCACATCCCTATTGATAAGGCCTTACAAAAGATCAGATACGAGAAAGAACTCAATCTCTTGCAGTCGGAATTGGTGAGTTTACAAAAGTGGATTGCTCTAAACAAAATGAGAGTGGCCATCATCTTTGAAGGCAGAGATGCCGCAGGTAAAGGTGGAGCCATCAAACGATTCAAGGAGCACTTGAACCCGCGATCTTCTCGGGTTGTAGCCCTCACTAAGCCCACGGAAGTAGAACAGGGGCAGTGGTACTTCAGACGATACATCAAGGAACTTCCCAACCCAGGTGAGATTGTGTTTTTCGACAGAAGCTGGTATAATAGAGCGGTTGTTGAGCCGGTCATGGGATTTTGTTCCGAAGACCAATACCAGAAGTTCATGGTTCAGGTATCAGAATTTGAACACCTCCTTTACGAAGACAATGTTAAGGTGATTAAGTTCTGGTTCTCCATCTCAAAGAAAGAGCAACAGCGCCGATTCGATTCCAGAATGGCCAATCCGCTTAAGCGATGGAAATTTAGTCCGGTTGACATGAAGGGGCAGGAATTGTGGAATGAATACACACATTACAAAGAGCAAATGTTTAACCGAACTCATACGAACTTTTCGCCTTGGATTATCGTCAAAACCAACAGCAAGCGAGAAGCGAGATTGGAAAGTTTGCGCTATGTATTGTCTCAGTTTGAATACGAGGGAAAAGGAGAATCGGGAATTGAGCTTCTCCCCGATCCTAACGTCATCATTCGCTACCACAGAAGTGCCGTTCAAATTGACATCTAA